A genomic segment from Bacillus cereus G9842 encodes:
- a CDS encoding YrzA family protein — MSFTFEMLEDKVEFFEAGDLASLERKISEQIDNNKALMLEVHHISHQMVMDPESKRPYYSAVVHFKLKKLR, encoded by the coding sequence ATGTCATTTACCTTTGAAATGTTAGAAGATAAAGTAGAATTTTTTGAAGCGGGAGACTTAGCTTCTTTAGAACGAAAAATTAGTGAACAAATCGATAATAATAAAGCACTTATGCTTGAAGTTCATCACATCTCACATCAAATGGTTATGGATCCTGAAAGCAAAAGACCGTATTATAGCGCGGTTGTTCATTTTAAATTAAAGAAATTGCGTTAA
- a CDS encoding YrrS family protein, producing MAGGSRFQQKQQKRRQNGVLNIAIAIVLLLVAIVAYQLFVPSTKEQASSTDKKVSQQTTKNEKAGKSEDKESAKKKEKEKEQAEAKQKAEEEKLKAEEEKKKAEEEAKANEKVSAEKTVSKAKEAYTKPSWKAVGTEQGSSPAMTFKQGSSDWNEMQSAIAAGIEVPKEQLVFHFVGRDKTGKSKAYGDVQDKQSGKRYYVNIDWVDNEGWKPVLVQTLN from the coding sequence ATGGCAGGAGGATCAAGATTCCAACAGAAACAACAAAAACGTCGTCAAAACGGTGTTTTAAATATTGCAATCGCTATTGTATTACTATTAGTAGCTATTGTAGCATATCAATTGTTCGTTCCTAGTACGAAAGAGCAAGCATCTTCTACTGATAAGAAAGTCTCTCAACAAACAACAAAGAATGAGAAAGCTGGAAAATCAGAAGATAAAGAATCTGCTAAGAAAAAAGAAAAAGAAAAAGAGCAAGCAGAAGCTAAGCAAAAAGCTGAAGAAGAGAAGTTAAAGGCTGAGGAAGAAAAGAAAAAAGCTGAAGAAGAAGCGAAAGCTAACGAGAAAGTATCAGCTGAAAAAACTGTATCCAAGGCAAAAGAGGCTTATACAAAACCTTCTTGGAAAGCTGTAGGAACAGAACAAGGTTCATCACCAGCGATGACGTTTAAACAGGGGTCATCAGATTGGAATGAGATGCAAAGTGCAATTGCTGCAGGTATTGAAGTACCGAAGGAGCAATTAGTATTCCATTTTGTTGGAAGAGACAAAACTGGAAAGAGTAAAGCTTATGGTGACGTTCAAGATAAGCAAAGTGGAAAAAGATATTACGTAAATATTGATTGGGTAGATAATGAGGGCTGGAAACCAGTACTTGTTCAAACTCTAAACTAA